In the Caballeronia sp. LZ062 genome, one interval contains:
- a CDS encoding ABC transporter ATP-binding protein — protein sequence MKPLSVDNLVLRAGARTLVDGLSATIAAGEVWCIAGPNGAGKTTLIGVLAGLAKPASGAITLGGRALASWRAADLARERALMPQSTHDAFSATVLDTVLLNRFPYLTGWGWESEDDRAAAHAALDALGLADLASRDVLTLSGGERQRVALAAVLCQQAPLLLLDEPLAHLDLHHQIDCLHALAAAAHDEGRAIVFSCHDLNLARRFATHALLLDGKGGAHVGAVADVLTPARASAAFGYPLILIRDGEHEALVPSLHPF from the coding sequence ATGAAGCCGCTCTCTGTCGACAACCTCGTGCTGCGCGCGGGCGCCCGAACGCTCGTCGACGGCCTTTCTGCGACCATCGCGGCGGGCGAAGTCTGGTGCATCGCGGGGCCGAACGGCGCGGGCAAGACCACGCTCATCGGCGTGCTCGCGGGGCTCGCAAAGCCGGCGTCGGGCGCGATCACGCTCGGCGGCCGGGCGCTCGCGTCGTGGCGCGCGGCGGACCTCGCCCGCGAACGCGCGCTGATGCCGCAAAGCACGCACGACGCCTTCAGCGCGACCGTGCTCGACACCGTGCTGCTCAACCGCTTTCCGTATCTGACGGGCTGGGGCTGGGAAAGCGAAGACGACCGCGCCGCCGCGCACGCGGCGCTCGATGCGCTCGGTCTTGCAGACCTGGCTTCGCGCGACGTGCTCACGCTGTCCGGCGGCGAACGTCAGCGTGTGGCGCTCGCCGCCGTGCTCTGTCAGCAAGCGCCGCTTCTGCTGCTCGACGAACCGCTCGCGCATCTGGACCTGCATCATCAGATCGACTGCCTGCATGCGCTCGCCGCCGCCGCGCACGACGAAGGACGCGCGATCGTCTTTTCGTGCCACGACCTGAACCTCGCGCGCCGCTTCGCCACGCACGCGCTCTTGCTCGACGGCAAGGGCGGCGCGCATGTCGGCGCCGTCGCCGACGTGCTCACGCCTGCGCGGGCGAGCGCGGCGTTCGGCTATCCGCTGATATTGATCCGCGATGGCGAGCATGAGGCGCTCGTGCCTTCGCTTCACCCATTCTGA